The following are encoded in a window of Psilocybe cubensis strain MGC-MH-2018 chromosome 4, whole genome shotgun sequence genomic DNA:
- a CDS encoding 60S ribosomal protein L9-A, translating into MRDVLKTEELEIPSGVEISVKSRIISVTGPRGTLTKNVRHVDMDIRVVKEKTTKVTLAVWQGGRKHVACLRTIRSMINNMVTGVTKGFRYKMRAVYAHFPINCIIQEEGHAVEIRNFLGEKTVRHVKMLSGVEVSESKAQKDELILEGNDIDHVSQSAASIQGVCRVRNKDIRKFLDGIYVSEKGTILTDDA; encoded by the exons ATGCGGGACGTCCTCAAAACTGAAGAACTCGAAATCCCCTCGGGCGTTGAGATCTCCGTCAAGTCTCGTATCATTTCCGTTACTGGTCCTCGAGGAACCCTCACCAAAAACGTCCGACATGTCGATATGGATATCCGTGTGGTGAAGGAAAAGACGACGAAAGTCACTCTTGCCGTTTGGCAGGGCGGACGCAAGCACGTTGCTTGCTTGCGAACCATTCGCAGCATGATCAATAACATGGTTACTGGTGTCACCAAG GGATTCCGCTACAAAATGCGCGCAGTTTACGCCCATTTCCCTATCAACTGCATCATTCAGGAAGAAGGACACGCTGTTGAGATTCGTAACTTCTTGGGCGAGAAG ACTGTGCGACACGTCAAGATGTTGAGTGGTGTCGAGGTTTCTGAGTCCAAGGCTCAGAAAGACGAGCTTATCCTTGAGGGCAATGACATCGACCATGTTTCCCAGTCCG CCGCCTCTATCCAAGGCGTTTGCCGTGTGCGCAATAAGGATATCCGTAAATTCTTGGATGGTATTTACGTATCAGAGAAAGGCACAATTCTCACCGACGATGCCTAG